A region from the Azospirillum thiophilum genome encodes:
- a CDS encoding Na+/H+ antiporter subunit E — MRRWLAYPMVTATLLGVWLLLNESVAPGTIILGGVLSLGTAMTLGTLELPGGRFRRPQAAVSLLVVVLADIVRSNIAVTKIILRPGQGGRVSGFVRIPLDLRAPYGLATLACIITATPGTVWVAYDRTRNTILLHILDLVDERVWIDTIKGRYEKRLMELFE, encoded by the coding sequence ATGAGGCGGTGGCTGGCCTATCCGATGGTGACGGCGACCCTGCTGGGCGTCTGGCTGCTGCTGAACGAGAGCGTGGCTCCCGGTACGATCATCCTGGGCGGCGTGCTGTCGCTGGGCACGGCGATGACGCTGGGCACGCTCGAGCTGCCGGGTGGCCGGTTCCGGCGGCCGCAGGCGGCGGTGTCGCTGCTGGTGGTGGTGCTGGCCGACATCGTGCGCTCGAACATCGCGGTCACCAAAATCATCCTGCGGCCGGGCCAGGGCGGGCGGGTCTCGGGATTCGTGCGCATCCCGCTCGACCTCAGGGCGCCCTACGGGCTGGCGACACTGGCCTGCATCATCACCGCCACTCCCGGCACGGTGTGGGTCGCCTATGACCGGACCCGCAACACCATCCTGCTGCACATCCTCGACCTCGTCGACGAGCGGGTGTGGATCGACACCATCAAGGGCAGGTACGAAAAACGGCTGATGGAGCTGTTCGAATGA
- a CDS encoding monovalent cation/H+ antiporter subunit D, giving the protein MSGWMDHLTIAPIVLPLLAGAVMMLIDERRRTLKAALGMASAVTLLGLAVVALTVADAGPAEVRVYRLGDWPANFGIVLVLDRFAALMLVLTGILGVAALLFALPRWQGAGAHFHSLFQFQLMGLNGAFLTGDLFNLFVFFEIMLAASYGLALHGSGLARVRAGLHYIAINLSASLLFLIGVSMIYGISGTLNMADLAGRVAGVAAEDRALLEAGAAILGLAFLIKAGMWPLGFWLPNTYSTVGAASAAIVSILSKVGIYAVLRLWLLVFGDAAGASAGFGGTLLLVGGLLTIGFGSIAVLATQSLPRLAGASVLVSSGTLLAAVGAGQAAVTGGALFYLTSSVLAIAGFFLLIELVERGRGVGADVLAVTREAFGEGDDEDTDDGEVGVAIPATMAILGMGFMASALLLAGLPPLSGFLGKFAILSPLLATGQDVPVTTWVLLAALVLSGLATVVAMTRAGIDAFWASPAGEVPRVRVAEIAPVMLLLALGVALTIQAGPAMRYMTDTANALHAPRDYVGAVLSTSRAPGTAGGVR; this is encoded by the coding sequence GTGAGCGGCTGGATGGACCATCTGACGATCGCGCCCATCGTCCTGCCGTTGCTGGCGGGCGCGGTGATGATGCTGATCGACGAGCGGCGGCGCACGCTGAAGGCGGCGCTCGGCATGGCGTCGGCGGTGACGCTGCTCGGGCTCGCGGTGGTGGCGCTGACGGTCGCCGACGCCGGCCCGGCCGAGGTCAGGGTCTACCGGCTGGGCGACTGGCCGGCAAATTTCGGCATCGTGCTGGTGCTGGACCGCTTCGCCGCGCTGATGCTGGTGCTGACCGGCATCCTGGGGGTGGCGGCCCTGCTGTTCGCGCTGCCGCGCTGGCAGGGGGCGGGGGCGCATTTCCATTCGCTGTTCCAGTTCCAGCTGATGGGGCTGAACGGCGCCTTCCTGACCGGCGACCTGTTCAACCTGTTCGTCTTCTTCGAGATCATGCTCGCCGCCTCCTACGGGCTGGCGCTGCACGGCTCGGGCCTCGCCCGCGTGCGCGCCGGGCTGCACTACATCGCCATCAACCTGTCGGCGTCCCTGCTGTTCCTGATCGGCGTCAGCATGATCTACGGCATCTCCGGTACCCTCAACATGGCCGATCTGGCCGGGCGGGTCGCCGGGGTGGCCGCCGAGGACCGGGCGCTGCTGGAGGCGGGGGCGGCGATCCTCGGCCTCGCCTTCCTGATCAAGGCGGGGATGTGGCCGCTGGGCTTCTGGCTGCCCAACACCTATTCCACCGTCGGCGCCGCGTCGGCCGCCATCGTCTCGATCCTCAGCAAGGTCGGCATCTACGCCGTGCTGCGGCTGTGGCTGCTGGTGTTCGGCGATGCCGCCGGGGCGTCGGCCGGCTTCGGCGGCACCCTGCTGCTGGTCGGCGGGCTGCTGACCATCGGTTTCGGCTCCATCGCCGTGCTGGCGACGCAGAGCCTGCCACGGCTGGCTGGGGCGAGCGTCCTGGTGTCGTCGGGCACGCTGCTGGCCGCCGTCGGGGCGGGACAGGCGGCGGTGACAGGCGGCGCCCTGTTCTACCTGACCAGCTCGGTCCTGGCGATCGCCGGCTTCTTCCTGCTGATCGAGTTGGTGGAGCGCGGCCGCGGCGTCGGCGCCGACGTGCTGGCGGTAACCCGCGAGGCGTTCGGCGAAGGCGACGACGAGGACACCGACGACGGCGAGGTCGGCGTCGCCATCCCGGCGACGATGGCGATCCTCGGCATGGGCTTCATGGCCAGCGCGCTGCTGCTGGCGGGCCTGCCGCCGCTGTCCGGCTTCCTCGGCAAGTTCGCCATCCTATCGCCCCTGCTGGCGACCGGACAGGACGTCCCGGTCACCACCTGGGTGCTGCTGGCGGCGCTGGTGCTGTCCGGGCTGGCGACGGTCGTGGCGATGACGCGCGCCGGCATCGACGCCTTCTGGGCCTCGCCGGCCGGCGAGGTGCCGCGCGTGCGGGTGGCCGAGATCGCGCCGGTCATGCTGCTGCTCGCCCTCGGCGTCGCGCTCACCATCCAGGCCGGCCCGGCGATGCGCTACATGACCGACACAGCGAATGCGCTGCATGCGCCGCGCGACTATGTCGGGGCCGTTCTGTCCACATCCAGGGCGCCGGGAACGGCGGGAGGTGTCCGATGA
- a CDS encoding Na+/H+ antiporter subunit C — MELILSLGIGVLTGSGVWLLLRPRTFQVIVGLSLLSYAVNLFIFSTGGLRTGAAPVLEGGRAGNLAMYADPVPQALVLTAIVIGFATTALFLVLLLAARGLTGTDHVDGKEKQR, encoded by the coding sequence ATGGAACTGATTCTCTCGCTCGGAATCGGCGTGCTGACGGGATCCGGCGTCTGGCTGCTGCTGCGGCCCCGCACCTTCCAGGTGATCGTCGGCCTCTCGCTGCTGTCCTACGCCGTCAACCTGTTCATCTTCTCGACCGGCGGACTGCGCACCGGCGCCGCGCCGGTCCTGGAGGGCGGCCGGGCCGGCAACCTCGCAATGTATGCCGACCCGGTGCCGCAGGCGCTGGTGCTGACCGCCATCGTCATCGGCTTCGCCACCACGGCGCTGTTCCTCGTCCTGCTGCTGGCCGCCCGCGGCCTGACCGGGACCGACCATGTCGACGGCAAGGAGAAGCAGCGGTGA
- a CDS encoding monovalent cation/H+ antiporter subunit A: MPDALLLLTAVGLPFAGAIVAGLLPTHARNAAAWLAGGIAVIGLAMVWAAYPTVSAGGVVRHSVAWMPSLGLDFALRMDGFAWLFAGLVSGVGTLVVVYARYYMAAEDPVPRFFAFLLAFMGSMTGVVLSGNLIQLAFFWELTSLFSFLLIGYWHHTAAARDGARMALTVTATGGLCLFAGMLVLGHIAGSYDLDVVLASGDLIRAHPLYLPALVLILLGALTKSAQFPFHFWLPHAMAAPTPVSAYLHSATLVKAGVFLMARLWPVLAGTEAWFWIVGSAGLATLLLGAYIAIFQHDLKGLLAYSTISHLGLITLLLGLNSELAMVAAIFHIINHATFKASLFMAAGIIDHETGTRDIRRLSGLNRFMPFTARLALVAAAAMAGVPLLNGFLSKEMFFAEALSAKGPLPVFFDILPIAATVASAFSVAYSLRFIHGAFFGPDPVDLPHKPHEPPAWMRFPVEILVLACIIIGVLPAATVGPFLDMAARAALGTAPPEYSLAVWHGVNRPLVMSMTALAAGVALYLLLQRHLVKGIEGPPLIRSFEGRRMFERTMVFLSWRLARTAEGLLGTRRLQPQLRLVVCAAVLAAGWAVWLRGLGPGNLVPSGIDPVLAMVWVLGAACALGAAWQAKFHRLAALILLGATGLVVCVTFVWFSAPDLALTQLLVEVVTTILLLLGLRWLPKRLDIPGTRGSEAVTLGRRLRDLGISIAAGAGMAGLAFGVMTRFPPELLAQHFLELAYSEGGGTNVVNVILVDFRGFDTMGEIAVLGAVALTAYALLRRFRPATDSVDVTEQQRDQSAFDASRPDRKDGDTVADWLFIPSLIARLLFPVILMVALFLLLRGHDLPGGGFAAGLTVAIAMILQYMFGGTQWVETRLRVLPMRWMGIGLLLAAGTGLGAWLFGRPFLTSYFAYAELPVLGKFPVASALLFDIGVFALVVGATILILIALARQSVRGHRAAAPRPAEMPAIPDPVPTAVGDD; this comes from the coding sequence ATGCCCGACGCCCTCCTGCTCCTGACCGCCGTTGGTCTCCCGTTCGCCGGCGCGATCGTCGCCGGGTTGCTGCCGACGCATGCGCGCAACGCGGCGGCCTGGCTGGCCGGCGGCATCGCCGTCATCGGGCTGGCGATGGTCTGGGCCGCCTACCCGACAGTGTCGGCGGGCGGCGTGGTCCGCCACAGCGTCGCCTGGATGCCGTCGCTGGGCCTGGATTTCGCGTTGCGGATGGACGGCTTCGCCTGGCTGTTCGCCGGGCTGGTGTCGGGGGTCGGAACGCTGGTGGTGGTCTATGCGCGCTATTACATGGCGGCGGAAGACCCAGTGCCGCGCTTCTTCGCCTTCCTGCTCGCCTTCATGGGGTCGATGACCGGGGTCGTGCTTTCCGGCAACCTGATCCAGCTCGCCTTCTTCTGGGAGCTGACCAGCCTCTTCTCCTTCCTGCTGATCGGCTACTGGCACCACACCGCGGCGGCGCGCGACGGCGCCCGCATGGCCCTGACCGTCACGGCGACGGGCGGACTCTGCCTGTTCGCCGGCATGCTGGTGCTGGGGCACATCGCCGGCAGCTACGACCTCGACGTCGTGCTGGCATCGGGCGACCTGATCCGGGCGCATCCGCTCTACCTGCCGGCGCTGGTGCTGATCCTGCTGGGCGCCCTGACCAAGAGCGCGCAGTTCCCGTTCCATTTCTGGCTGCCGCACGCGATGGCGGCGCCGACCCCGGTCTCCGCCTACCTGCATTCGGCGACGCTGGTGAAGGCCGGCGTCTTCCTGATGGCGCGGCTCTGGCCGGTGCTGGCGGGGACCGAGGCGTGGTTCTGGATCGTCGGCTCGGCCGGGCTCGCCACCCTGTTGCTCGGCGCCTACATCGCCATCTTCCAGCACGACCTGAAGGGACTGCTGGCCTATTCGACCATCAGCCATCTCGGGCTGATCACCCTGCTGCTCGGGCTGAACAGCGAGCTGGCGATGGTCGCGGCGATCTTCCACATCATCAACCACGCGACCTTCAAGGCCTCGCTGTTCATGGCCGCCGGCATCATCGACCACGAGACCGGCACCCGCGACATCCGGCGCCTGTCGGGCCTCAACCGCTTCATGCCCTTCACCGCCAGGCTCGCCCTGGTCGCCGCCGCGGCGATGGCCGGCGTGCCGCTGCTCAACGGCTTCCTGTCGAAGGAGATGTTCTTCGCCGAGGCGCTGTCGGCCAAGGGTCCGCTGCCGGTCTTCTTCGACATCCTGCCGATCGCCGCGACGGTGGCGAGCGCCTTCAGCGTCGCCTATTCGTTGCGCTTCATCCATGGCGCCTTCTTCGGGCCGGACCCGGTCGACCTGCCGCACAAGCCGCACGAGCCGCCGGCCTGGATGCGCTTCCCGGTCGAGATCCTGGTGCTGGCCTGCATCATCATCGGCGTCCTGCCGGCGGCCACCGTCGGCCCCTTCCTGGACATGGCGGCCCGGGCCGCCCTGGGGACGGCGCCGCCGGAATACAGCCTCGCGGTGTGGCATGGAGTTAACCGCCCGCTGGTGATGAGCATGACCGCGCTCGCCGCCGGGGTCGCCCTCTACCTGCTGCTCCAGCGCCATCTGGTCAAGGGGATCGAGGGGCCGCCGCTGATCCGCAGCTTCGAAGGCCGCCGCATGTTCGAGCGCACCATGGTCTTCCTGTCCTGGCGCCTCGCCCGCACGGCCGAGGGGCTGCTCGGCACCCGCCGGCTGCAGCCGCAACTGCGGCTGGTGGTGTGCGCGGCGGTGCTGGCGGCCGGCTGGGCGGTGTGGCTGCGCGGGCTGGGGCCGGGCAACCTCGTCCCCTCCGGCATCGACCCGGTGCTGGCGATGGTCTGGGTGCTGGGCGCCGCCTGCGCGCTGGGTGCCGCCTGGCAGGCCAAGTTCCACCGGCTGGCGGCGCTGATCCTGCTCGGCGCCACCGGGCTGGTCGTCTGCGTGACCTTCGTCTGGTTCTCCGCGCCCGACCTCGCGCTGACCCAGCTGCTGGTCGAGGTCGTCACCACCATCCTGCTGCTGCTGGGCCTGCGCTGGCTTCCCAAGCGGCTGGACATCCCCGGCACCCGCGGGTCGGAGGCGGTCACGCTGGGCCGCCGCCTGCGCGACCTCGGCATCTCGATCGCCGCCGGGGCCGGCATGGCCGGGCTTGCCTTCGGGGTGATGACGCGCTTCCCGCCCGAACTACTGGCGCAGCATTTCCTGGAGCTGGCCTACAGCGAGGGCGGCGGCACCAATGTCGTGAACGTGATCCTGGTGGATTTCCGCGGCTTCGACACGATGGGCGAGATCGCCGTGCTGGGCGCGGTGGCGCTGACCGCCTATGCGCTGCTGCGCCGCTTCCGCCCGGCGACCGACAGCGTCGACGTGACCGAACAGCAGCGCGACCAGAGCGCCTTCGACGCCTCCCGGCCCGACCGCAAGGACGGCGACACGGTGGCCGACTGGCTGTTCATCCCGTCGCTGATCGCGCGGCTGCTGTTCCCGGTGATCCTGATGGTGGCGCTGTTCCTGCTGCTGCGCGGCCACGACCTTCCGGGCGGCGGCTTCGCCGCCGGGCTGACCGTGGCGATCGCCATGATCCTGCAATACATGTTCGGCGGCACCCAATGGGTTGAGACGCGGCTGCGCGTGCTGCCGATGCGCTGGATGGGGATCGGGCTGCTGCTGGCCGCCGGCACCGGGCTGGGCGCCTGGCTGTTCGGCCGCCCGTTCCTGACCAGCTATTTCGCCTATGCGGAGCTGCCGGTGCTGGGCAAGTTCCCGGTCGCGAGCGCCCTGCTGTTCGACATCGGCGTGTTCGCGCTGGTGGTCGGCGCCACGATCCTGATCCTGATCGCGCTTGCCCGCCAGTCGGTCCGCGGCCACCGCGCCGCCGCTCCCCGCCCGGCCGAGATGCCGGCCATCCCCGATCCGGTGCCGACCGCCGTAGGAGACGATTGA
- a CDS encoding PTS sugar transporter subunit IIA → MAISEFFSAADVILDAGPGNKATLLDLLASEAAARNGQSRQEILDALRAREQIGSTALGKGVALPHTELQAVNTPLVLFARLQRPIDFDARDDEPVDLVFLALWPASNRKGLLSAMSEICRALRDPQAPRKLRAAKTAEDAVQILLQAVASETGPCDGPL, encoded by the coding sequence ATGGCCATTTCTGAGTTCTTCTCCGCGGCCGACGTCATCCTCGACGCCGGCCCGGGCAACAAGGCGACCCTGCTCGACCTGCTGGCGTCGGAGGCGGCCGCTCGCAACGGCCAGTCCAGGCAGGAGATCCTGGACGCGCTCCGGGCACGCGAACAGATCGGTTCCACGGCGCTGGGCAAGGGCGTGGCGCTTCCCCACACGGAGCTCCAAGCCGTGAACACGCCGCTGGTGCTGTTCGCCCGGCTGCAGCGCCCCATCGATTTCGACGCCCGGGACGACGAACCGGTCGATCTCGTCTTCCTGGCCCTGTGGCCGGCATCGAACCGCAAGGGGCTGTTGTCCGCCATGTCGGAGATCTGCCGGGCGCTGCGCGACCCGCAGGCCCCCCGCAAGCTGCGCGCCGCCAAGACGGCCGAGGATGCGGTCCAGATCCTGCTCCAGGCGGTGGCCTCCGAAACCGGACCGTGCGACGGCCCGCTCTAG
- a CDS encoding universal stress protein: MASLRRILLATDLQPKSDRALERAVQLAMRFGAELTALHVVDGSGAAGGPYGHLPLHHVEAELHRHILAVPGGAGIRAHAVAVRGEAVEHRVAGFAGLWRPDLLVVGLHQRDRVADLFLSSTVERIAVADGTPMLIVRDKPLQPYLRALVPVDFSDRSRLSLAGLRMLVPKGDIHLLHVLDLPAAAVRAGVELDPADFAGDFGELLAGTGGADPAVAGPAVETILRAGPPGLRIVELAREGRYDLVAMGSARRSGLSRALLGSTASEVIDILPCDVLIGGTPSGLDPFRCPGK, encoded by the coding sequence ATGGCGAGCCTTCGACGCATTCTGCTGGCGACCGACCTTCAACCGAAATCGGATCGCGCCCTGGAACGCGCCGTGCAGCTCGCCATGCGGTTCGGGGCCGAGCTGACGGCGCTGCATGTCGTCGACGGCAGCGGTGCCGCGGGCGGTCCCTACGGCCACCTGCCGCTGCACCATGTCGAGGCGGAGCTGCACCGCCACATCCTCGCCGTGCCCGGCGGGGCCGGAATCCGCGCCCATGCCGTCGCGGTGCGCGGCGAGGCGGTCGAACACCGCGTCGCCGGCTTTGCCGGCCTGTGGCGGCCCGACCTGCTGGTGGTCGGACTGCACCAGCGCGACCGGGTGGCCGACCTGTTCCTGTCCTCCACCGTCGAACGGATCGCCGTCGCCGACGGCACGCCGATGCTGATCGTGCGCGACAAGCCGCTGCAACCCTATCTTCGCGCGCTGGTGCCGGTGGATTTCTCCGACCGGTCGCGGCTGTCGCTGGCCGGCTTGCGGATGCTGGTGCCGAAGGGCGACATCCATCTCCTGCATGTCCTCGACCTGCCCGCCGCCGCCGTCCGGGCCGGGGTGGAGCTGGACCCGGCGGACTTCGCCGGCGACTTCGGCGAACTGCTCGCCGGGACGGGCGGCGCGGATCCCGCCGTTGCCGGACCGGCCGTCGAGACGATCCTACGCGCCGGCCCGCCCGGCCTGCGGATCGTCGAGCTGGCGCGGGAGGGGCGTTACGATCTGGTCGCCATGGGCTCGGCCCGGCGCAGCGGCCTCTCCCGCGCCCTGCTGGGCAGCACGGCGTCGGAGGTGATCGACATCCTGCCCTGCGACGTGCTGATCGGCGGAACACCGTCCGGACTCGATCCGTTCCGTTGTCCGGGAAAGTAG
- a CDS encoding ATP-binding protein, which yields MPQTVSRRWMFVPAYLAAHVSLDWISFIHTVAPINLTPWNPPAGLMMGLSVLLGLRAVPLVWLGLLVADIVVRDLPVALWTTVLANGVVACGYGLAGRLLRRGPVPGLDPGLARLRDIVLLLAGGAFAALAVGLGYVAIHTAAGLFDWVRFPEMLLRYWTGEIIGIAVLTPMVLLGLRMPAVRWSWTGAAEVGAQGALIGLALWLDFGPLASAEYDYFYLLFLPAIGIAVRHGLAGAVLASAATQAGLIAAIQAAGVDTARMAHFQLLMLTLAVTILLLGAVVTERRRVEAWLRVRQSDLAHASRLIEAGEMAAALAHELNQPLAAAMSYARAARKIARIEDASPRLTEILDKTVSQAERADRVIRSLRDFVRKGARDRTPLSVATLVADCLTLAGPLASRHSVEIAAEVAPALPAIGGDAVQLQQAILNLVRNAAEAMAEAMADADPAGRRIVVFARAAPEPGFVAIGVRDTGPGLAEVVERNLFAPFVTTKPTGMGLGLSIVRTIVETHGGTLSVQRGGGGGTTFCFTIPVHGMPEHGMPGRGTDAEGGSA from the coding sequence ATGCCACAGACCGTCAGCCGCCGGTGGATGTTCGTTCCGGCCTATCTCGCCGCGCATGTATCCCTCGACTGGATCAGCTTCATCCATACGGTCGCGCCGATCAACCTCACGCCGTGGAACCCGCCGGCCGGGCTGATGATGGGCTTGTCGGTCCTGCTCGGCCTCCGCGCGGTGCCGCTGGTCTGGCTTGGGCTGCTCGTCGCCGACATCGTCGTCCGCGACCTGCCGGTCGCCCTGTGGACCACGGTCCTGGCGAACGGCGTCGTCGCCTGCGGCTACGGGCTGGCCGGCCGCCTGCTGCGCCGGGGGCCGGTTCCGGGGCTCGATCCCGGCCTTGCCCGGCTGCGCGACATCGTCCTGCTGCTGGCCGGCGGCGCCTTCGCGGCCCTGGCCGTCGGGCTGGGCTATGTCGCCATCCACACCGCGGCCGGGCTGTTCGACTGGGTGCGCTTCCCCGAGATGCTGCTGCGCTATTGGACCGGCGAGATCATCGGCATCGCCGTCCTGACGCCGATGGTGCTGCTCGGCCTGCGGATGCCGGCGGTGCGCTGGTCCTGGACCGGCGCCGCCGAAGTGGGGGCGCAGGGGGCGCTGATCGGCCTCGCCCTGTGGCTGGATTTCGGCCCGCTGGCCTCGGCCGAGTACGACTACTTCTATCTGCTCTTCCTGCCCGCCATCGGGATCGCCGTCCGGCACGGTCTGGCGGGGGCGGTGCTGGCCTCGGCCGCCACGCAGGCCGGCCTGATCGCCGCCATCCAGGCGGCCGGCGTCGACACGGCGCGCATGGCGCATTTCCAGCTCCTGATGCTGACGCTCGCCGTCACCATCCTGCTGCTGGGCGCCGTGGTCACCGAGCGCCGCCGGGTGGAGGCGTGGCTGCGGGTGCGCCAGTCCGACCTCGCCCACGCCTCCCGCCTGATCGAGGCGGGGGAGATGGCGGCGGCGCTGGCCCATGAGCTGAACCAGCCGCTGGCGGCGGCGATGAGCTACGCCCGCGCCGCCCGCAAGATCGCGCGGATCGAGGATGCCTCGCCGCGCCTGACGGAGATCCTCGACAAGACGGTCAGCCAGGCCGAGCGGGCCGACCGGGTCATCCGCAGCCTGCGCGACTTCGTGCGGAAGGGCGCGCGCGACCGGACGCCGCTGTCGGTCGCCACCCTGGTCGCCGACTGCCTGACGCTGGCCGGTCCGCTCGCCAGCCGGCATTCGGTCGAGATCGCCGCCGAGGTCGCTCCGGCGCTGCCCGCCATCGGCGGCGATGCGGTCCAGCTGCAGCAGGCGATCCTCAATCTGGTGCGCAACGCCGCCGAGGCGATGGCGGAGGCGATGGCCGATGCCGATCCGGCCGGGCGCCGCATCGTGGTCTTCGCGCGTGCCGCGCCCGAGCCTGGATTCGTCGCCATCGGCGTGCGCGACACCGGTCCCGGGCTGGCCGAGGTGGTCGAGCGGAACCTGTTCGCCCCCTTCGTCACCACCAAGCCGACCGGCATGGGGCTCGGGTTGTCCATCGTCCGCACCATCGTCGAGACCCACGGCGGCACGCTGTCCGTGCAGCGCGGTGGGGGTGGGGGAACGACATTCTGCTTCACCATTCCTGTGCATGGGATGCCAGAACATGGGATGCCCGGGCGTGGTACGGACGCCGAAGGAGGATCCGCATGA
- a CDS encoding response regulator transcription factor, whose translation MTTDTPAAPVAPVAFVVDDDEAVRDALALHLELAGLAVRCCGSAAEFLAAASPVQPGCAILDIRMPGMDGLDLQQEMIRRGLTLPVIVITGHGDVTAAVRAFRAGAVDFLQKPFDEDLLIERVQEAFGRDLAARRADVETAEIRSRLTLLSPRELEVMDLVAQGLPNKTIAHRLAIGIRTVETHRARVLEKMEARNAPELARMRMLLGDRGD comes from the coding sequence ATGACGACCGATACCCCCGCCGCGCCGGTCGCCCCGGTCGCTTTCGTGGTGGACGACGACGAGGCCGTCCGCGACGCCCTGGCCCTCCATCTGGAGCTTGCCGGGCTGGCGGTCCGCTGCTGCGGCTCGGCCGCCGAGTTCCTGGCGGCGGCGTCGCCCGTGCAGCCGGGCTGCGCCATCCTCGACATCCGCATGCCGGGCATGGACGGTCTCGACCTCCAGCAGGAGATGATCCGGCGCGGGCTGACCCTCCCGGTGATCGTCATCACCGGCCATGGCGACGTCACAGCCGCCGTGCGGGCCTTCCGGGCCGGGGCGGTGGATTTCCTGCAGAAGCCCTTCGACGAGGATTTGCTGATCGAACGGGTGCAGGAGGCCTTCGGCCGCGACCTCGCGGCCCGCCGCGCCGATGTCGAGACCGCCGAGATCCGCAGTCGCCTGACCCTGCTCAGCCCCCGAGAGCTGGAAGTGATGGATCTGGTCGCCCAGGGGCTTCCCAACAAGACCATCGCCCACCGGCTCGCCATCGGCATCCGCACGGTGGAGACCCACCGCGCCCGCGTGCTGGAGAAGATGGAGGCGCGCAACGCCCCCGAACTCGCGCGCATGCGGATGCTGCTGGGCGACCGCGGCGACTGA
- the rpoH gene encoding RNA polymerase sigma factor RpoH has translation MQRNAETHTTAQSRSTEPRSAEPMQLYLQDARKYQYLTAEQELDLAVRWHERQDPSALDKLVGSHLRLVVKLARGYLGYGLPLSDLVAEGNVGVMQAAQKFDPGRGFRFATYASWWVRAAIQEYVLHNWSLVKIGTTAGQKKLFFSLRRLKARMQELESGDLSPEAVEAIATELNVSKAEVVEMNRRLGNDRSLNVGLSEDGDGEWLDLLADEGPNQETTLADAEERRRRQQFLKLGLGVLDDRERRILVARRLRDEPLTLEELSQQFHVSRERVRQLEVRAFEKLQKAVIANARTAQLPAQGSLVSRG, from the coding sequence ATGCAGCGAAATGCTGAAACCCATACCACCGCCCAATCCCGCTCCACCGAGCCCCGGTCCGCCGAACCGATGCAGCTCTACCTGCAGGATGCCCGCAAGTACCAGTACCTGACGGCGGAACAGGAACTCGACCTTGCGGTGCGCTGGCATGAGCGGCAGGATCCGTCCGCGCTCGACAAGCTGGTGGGCAGCCATCTCCGCCTCGTGGTCAAGCTGGCGCGCGGCTATCTCGGCTATGGTCTGCCGCTGTCGGATCTGGTGGCGGAGGGCAATGTCGGCGTGATGCAGGCGGCGCAGAAGTTCGACCCCGGCAGGGGCTTCCGTTTCGCCACCTACGCCTCCTGGTGGGTGCGCGCGGCAATCCAGGAATATGTGCTGCACAACTGGTCGTTGGTGAAGATCGGCACCACCGCCGGGCAGAAGAAGCTGTTCTTCAGCCTGCGCCGCCTGAAGGCGCGGATGCAGGAGCTGGAGAGCGGCGACCTGTCGCCCGAGGCGGTGGAGGCCATCGCGACCGAACTGAACGTGTCGAAGGCCGAGGTGGTGGAGATGAACCGCCGCCTGGGTAATGACCGCTCGCTCAATGTCGGCCTGTCGGAAGACGGCGACGGCGAATGGCTGGACCTGCTTGCCGACGAGGGGCCGAACCAGGAGACCACGCTCGCCGATGCCGAGGAACGCCGGCGGCGCCAGCAGTTCCTGAAGCTGGGGCTGGGGGTTCTGGACGACCGCGAGCGCCGAATCCTGGTCGCCCGCCGCCTGCGTGACGAACCGCTGACGCTCGAGGAGTTGAGCCAGCAGTTCCACGTCTCGCGCGAGCGGGTCCGCCAGCTGGAGGTCCGTGCCTTCGAAAAGCTCCAGAAGGCGGTCATCGCCAATGCCCGGACGGCGCAGCTGCCGGCGCAGGGAAGCCTGGTCAGCCGGGGCTGA